Within the Erpetoichthys calabaricus chromosome 1, fErpCal1.3, whole genome shotgun sequence genome, the region AACATCTTCATTTCAACTTCCAGTGCTCAAATTTAAATGACTGACTGTAATTAAGGCTCTGTAAGCACAGCAATGTGGTATTCAGTGCAGAAGCATAAATTAACATTCTATAGTCCACTTAATGCATTTCAGGGTCATGTGTTTGGGTGAAGACTTCCAAGCAGCACAaattgcaaggcaggaactaatgcCAGATGGGatggcagtccattgcaggtccACCAACACAAACGCTCACATTTAATGTCATGAAATAACTTAATGCATGGATCTTAGGTAATGTGAGAGGGAAACCCATGCCGATATGGAGGGAATGAGTCTCATATaacacacacattcattttcCTTCAATTGTAGATTTTTAGTTTAGTAActgttattaaaattataaatttgtgcaataaataataaatgatgattcaaaaagaattaaacattttCCAACATGCAGTAGCTAAGTATAACATATAATCTAATCCAGTTTGTAAAGGAGCTctcacagttttgtttttcttttaatttacaaatttcAGGATGCGCCCCTATTAATCTAGCAGTTTAATTCTTCCCTGATCCTTTATAACATAGCATCGCCAATGGGTGCATTCCTTTACTACTTCAAGTACcaaaagtgggaaaaaatgaaaggtAAGTCTACCGTTTGGTGTGCAGTATCTGTATTCATAATATTTAGctacatattaaaacatttttacaagtGTTCAGTTCTTTTTGAATCACCTATATAAGACAGGTACTCAAGTTCAACTTCAAATGTGTTGTCAAACCAGCCATGTTACTTgtcgaagacaggtaatagaataattttaaaaatatctgatcTCTCTTGCCCTATGTATACCTTCAACATTCCTCGTGCAGTATACAGTACCTTTCTTCATTATcctcatgtgtctgaacctctcttgcgtGGCGTTCCCACTGTCAAacgtgttcccataaagcctgaaTCTCAGACTCTGTCTTTTCAAGGTGCTTTGCTCGCTTCCTGTCCACTTTTACACTCCCCATCCTTGAAGGTGACTCCCAGCATGCCTCCTATGCCCTGACTACTACTCATGTGCctcaacctctcttgcccagCACATCTTCTGTCAATTGCATCTTCaatgccaaactgaccaatcagattgctcggagtggccagacacacacccacacacagacagtaGCATTGTATTATATGGTACTGTAGATGTACACAGTACAGTGCATGTCTAACCAGCATATCCCACGTCACCACTATCCGGTCCCATGATCAGCAAATATGACAAATAGCTGTAATACttattaatatatatgtattgtatctGACAAATTATTGCTTTCAAtagtgttatttttaaatatttttatattgttattacaTGTCGAACTGAGATATGGACATCTGTATTAGGTGTTCACATTATGTTAACTATTAGttactaatattaaaaaatatcttatgaaaaatcattttttacaaaaatcttTTTAAGTAGTCTAACATGAATGTTTGGAAAAGAATAATCAACTCTCACATTTATTACATATAGCCATAGTACATTACAATGCGTATAACATTAGTGCCATTTCTCCTACTGATTAAACGTCTGCTGCCATCATTTTGCTGCCTTACAGAAGTGGTGGTACCGGATACatcctaatttttctttttcatcttttttatacCATGATGTTAGAAATGATAAATGTTTGAGaatatatttctaaaagaaagcaAATCCTTATATATTTTGTAGTGAATTTGAAGCCCATTACATATTTAGAGTGCACCAAAGGATTGCTTTTCATGTACTAAGAGGTTCTCAACACATCATAGCTTAGGCACAAGCACCAGGACGTGTGAATGTGTTTATGGGTGGTGAGTGGGTGACAAGAACAGTGTGACAAAGATACTGTCCTAAAAGTGTCAGGTGAGGACTGTCAGGGCCCCGGTGCCATTAAGGAGAGATCAAGCTGGGCAACTTGGCCCTCGTAAAATGTCTGAATTCATCGCTTGATGATGATGGTGCCATTTGCATAGCACTTCACACCTCCTGAATTGCCCCAAGTGCCTCACAGATCATGGGAACCGATGTGCGTCTCATCTGCCCTAAAAGTGGGGTGCCTCATcaatgcacttgtgagtcacagACATGGCTTAAGCATACACTCCCTCATTCCTGAAACTCTGAACAAACTAAGAAAAAGCAGATGACAAACGAGATGAacattaaaaaacacatcacatggCATAACTTGATTGCCAACACTTACGCCAACTGACACAACTATGGCTCACCCCGAATGACAAAAGGTGCCTGAATTAAACACTAGAAGTGGCTGTTCTGGGCACACCCATGTCTCAGGCCACTCTTTCCTTTATGCTGAATTACAGGAGAGCATAGCGACCACAAAGGAGAGCAAACAGAATTAAAGTCACAAAGACAGGCAGGGACTTCCAGTGTGACGTGAGCCGAGAACCTGCTGCTTTCAGTTCAGCTCAGCCTTTGTTTTTCTGCGCAGGCTTTACAGAAGAGGTGGGCTTAGGGTCACTTGAACGACAGAGCTTTCTCTGATCTACTCGTTTTTGAAAGTGCTAATGTCCACAACCTTTATCGACTCTTCTGCCGCGAGAGATACGCCTAACACTGTCTTGCCTTGGCGTGAAATGTGGAACGGATTTGGATAAGGCGCGGGTTAAATATATGGCTGCTATGCATTCGCGCACCCCCATTGAACGGAACAGGCTGACATACAACGAGCCGCAGAAAACGTGCGTTTTATACCAAGTTTAATAAATATAACATGGATTTTTAAAAACCATTTAAAAGCGGTgcgtttttccttttcttctcagtTACAAGTATACTGTATTCCAGTGCAGACGATTTCAATCTACTCGAACAGCAATAAATTCCCAAGTGCTGGAGGTCGGAGTTGCTAATGAGAAGGTTGGGCAGGACTAACCCCCACACCCCCctcccatttctttttttctagcGAAGGACACGGGACTCGGTGTAAGGACAGCCCATTAGCCCACCGCCCAGTCCAATTTAGTCACGGCGGCCTTGCCTCCCTCCCTCCTGGTGAAGGCGTAGGACGCAACAGTCTCCGCCCCCGATTCCCCTTGGCTCGTCGCAAAATGGCCACACCCTCTGTCGCTGATTGGAGCGCGGCGCAATTACTTTGAAGTTTTGCCTTTCTGATCCTGTGATATTTGAAGTGTTGATGGATTAGGAGGCATGTTTGTTCAGAAAAAGCTGAAGAGAAAGGGAACGGAACGGAGCACCTCTACATCGCAAGAAGCGCATCCGCTTGGCTCTTTAGAGCTCCGTTTAAAACGCTTATCATGAGTGGTTCAGCAGATTAAGGTCCCAGTTTCGCAAGGACGGACTTGTGCGACTATAAGTGCGAACCTCTCTCGACATCGGTGCGGTGGACTTGTGCATAGTGCGCGGACGGAACGTTCGGCTCGATCACCGGATCAGCTCTCAGTTCTGCTCAAGGACGGTCACTCTTCTTGTTCAAAGGACGGACACCCGACGCGGCAGAAGGCGGAGAGGAGAGAGGGGGGCTCTTATCACGCCTGAAACCTTGCTCCTCAGCCCCGAAACCTCCAAATGAACGATTCTCCTTTTGGATCTATTCACAGTAGGACCGCGGAAAGCACCGGCCAGAACGACAGCCTCTCACCCCGACCCTCAAAGAAGAGCGCCCCCGTTTCTTTTCTATCTCCCTCGGATCCTATTAGACAGGCGAAGCGACTCCCGATTAAGGTGCTCAAGATGCTGACTGCGCACAGCGGACATCTCCTTCACGCCGAGTACCTCCAGCCGCTGACCTCCGCCCCGGTCAGCATTGAGGTAATTGAGTGCCGCCGGACACACCGGGAAAGCGGGGTACTCGTCAGACAGCTCGTGCTATGTTTATATATGATGTCCTTTTCTTTTACTAGTTTGGCATACGGCTACTATTTtgtataaagtttgttttttctgcatcGTGTGTATTTTCGGAAATAAAATACTACCTTCAAGTTACGAGTGTTAGAATTGGGATATCAAATCGTCTGACATCTGTGCACGGGGAATAAGAAACCTTTCAAATAGACTTTGGGGTGCATTCAATTTTACAGTGTTTATATCTCCATCTTCGAATGCGTTAGCTGTTCAAGTATTAATTTAGAAAATGGGGATGCGAATTTGCGCGATGATGTATTATTGTAGTACGAATACTCTTTACTTGTGATATTCTTGATTTGACGTTAAACACTATAAAATATGCGTACTTTTACCTCAAATCTGTTTGCGTTTTACACCAGCAATCACAATGTCGAATACGATACATGAGATCAGTGCGATCGAGACTAATCTTGTTCTGCGCTGTACCGCGGAAGTGCCGACAACTGAATTGGACCAAATTTATTATAATTTCATAACTTCATCACCCTTGCAGTACGTTGAAAAGATCGTTTTTGTAGAGCGCATGAAGCGATCGCCTTGTTTAACGTTAATGACATTTCGTGCTTCGTAGTATCTGCCATCGCTGCGGGCGTTCGTGTTCTTTTCCGTGATCGGAGCATCCCCTCAAATCACAGAGAAAACCGCAGAATCAGAAAACGTTAAAGACCCAATTCTTACATTCTGTAAAAGAAAATGACGCCTGGACCAAAGTTTTTGAAACAGGGACTGGCTCGGATTTTCCGTCTTGCCGACATGACAAGTTTTGTTACAGCTATCATGAATTCGAATGTTTCTATCGTTTTCCGATTTGTATCTTCTTGAGCAGATACTAACCTTTAGGGTGTGACTGTTAATGCAAAAACGTGtctttgtgtctgtggttttggTGATATGCTGCGGTGTACTTTTGCATTAAAGAAAAATTCGGCCACCCATAATTATTACGGGAATAATCCAACATTCAAATATTTATGTCTGCGtgcaagaaaaatgtacatatttgttgctttattttcgttttgttaaatttcaaatactgtatagcCGAATTCTCATAAGATTTGTGCCTGGGCCGGGGGGCTGTGCGCACGTGACATCTGAGACGTTGAACTTGCTTCACCCGGAGATAAAGATCGCGGGTGTAAACGTGCTTGTCAGGCTGTCGCTTTTTATATCTGCCTTTCGCAAGGTCGGACACTTTAAACGGGGACGGAACGTGTGTTAATTGTGAAATTGAAGGCTATGCGAGTAATAAAATCAATCACCTGTCCATCAGTCCGTTTTATGAAACTGAAGGAACGTGGCGAGTTTAACTCGGCAGAATTCGGTGTTAGATAGGCGCCGAGCTTGAATGGTGTACGTTCACCCACTACTTCTGGGCCAGTTTTCGTTGCCTATAATTTGCTTCAGATAAGGTtgttgaagaaaacaaaagtgccCAGAGACTATACAGGCACAAACGAGGGGAGCGAGCGAACTCCACCCAGGTTTCTGGAGCTGCGATGcgctgcgccaccatgtcgccGCCGCCTTTCTTATAGTTCCGTTTATTTCACACAAGGATCATCATCTTGTACATTTACCAGTTTTCCACCCCATTTAAGGCACGTCAATCACTTTTATGCCCGGATTTAGCCCAGACACGCATATAAACAGGTTTACGATCTAGCGCAGACGCGCCGGAGTTTTATATTGCAGTCTACCGATTTGTATTTTATCTTCGCTTGTCTTGCTCTCGGAACATAAAAACGCGGCTTCGTCAGCCCCCTCCCACCcaataataaaaaagagcaaGTATCCAGACatctgaatttgaaaaaaaacaattattcattacatttatagaggGCGGTTTCCCAGGCGATCGTCCAGGTTTTCCTTCTTATCCGGTCCCCGTAGAAAACTTTCAATTATAAGCTAACATTGTCTTTTAGAAGACGCTCTAAGTTAACCCGACACGTGCTAGTCTGGGGGGTGATGGACTGCCTTCTTGTCCCCAATGCTTCACGGCATATGCTGTGGTACTGAAAACGGAGCGGCTGGACAAATCGGAGGGGACACATGCGACACGCATCACGAAGGGGCAAATTAGGAAGAAGTGGGGTGGGAaggatcttttctttctttctttgtaaaattgcaatTCATTCCATACATCTTTCATAAGCTCATTTATTAAGTTCATCATGATATAAACATAAACCTTTCAATTATGTGAAGAGAGCTTTATATCAGTATACACATAtagaaatttatatttttctttcttttttgttgctaTTCATTACACACCATTGCCATAAGGTCACGTCTTATTAAGTTTCCCCTGATATGTATATACGGCACTTTTGTATAAAGAGTGTTTTGTATGAATATATTAATGACGGCACTATAGCATTAAAGAAAAGTTTGAGCcccaattcagttcaattcaattgattTTTGTGGAGCGCTTTTCACGAAGCGCATAGATATTAATATTGCAATTATGGGAAATCCCATGCGGTATTCTGGACAGCATAGAGTCCAACAGATATTTGATGTAAAGATGTGAAGGTTGGATGAATGGGTGACTGCAATGGACTCGTTGAAGGACTGGCACCGTGCCCGCTATTGTgtactgccttgcgcccagtgctatccctgtgaccctgaatcgGATGAAGTGATTGATTTGTTATGGCGCAATTGGTGACAGCATCTCATGTTTTTGCTGGCAGTCTCTCCCATCTCCATATGACCCTAAGTTAGAAAAACAAGATTGATGAGTATGCTATGTTTTCCTTAAAAGGTGTATAAATCAATCCAcagtttactaaaaaaaaatatttagaaacttTGGGTAGCATTGATTGGCACTTGTAATtaattcttctctctcttttgctttcAAATTCTAGCTGGATGCAAAGAAAAGCCCCCTGGCACTTCTTGCACAGACCTGCTCTCAGATTGGCAAGCCGGATCCCCCACCTTCGTCCAAGCTTAACTCCGTCACTTCCAGTGGTGTCAGTGAAAAGGATTCCAGCAGTAGTCGGCAGTCTGGGGGGAGCCTTAAGCTGGCAGGTGGGGATCACCACCAGTCCATGGAGGATAAGTCCAGCTTCAAACCTTACTCCAAATCGACAAGTGAGAGCCGGAAAGATCCGGGCGGCTCAAGTTCAGGCGGAAATGGCGACAAAGCTGGATTTCGAGTGCCTAGTGCCACCTGTCCCCCATTTCCACCGCACGCTGCCTCACCCAGCTCTAGGGTGGGCTCCCCTCAACAACAGCCAACAGCAGCTCCTCCGTTACAAGCGCAGCACGGGGAGTCCAAAACAGCAGGCGGTGAATTGAGTGGACAGGACAAAAAAGAGCAGGAACTACCCAAATCCAATGTGGACAATGCACAGATTGCCAACTCGAGCCTCACCAGAGCCAGCGCCAACTCCAGCAATGCTAGCTCCGAGAACAGCCCACAGCACAGCAGCGAGGGCAAACCAGACACCGGCCTGAGCGCAGGTCACGTAGCCCCCGTGTCGCCTTACAAAACGAGCCACTCTGTGTTTCCGCTGCCGTCCTCTAGCTTGGGATACCATGGGTCCATTGTGGGGGCCTATGCCGGATATCCTTCTCAGTTCGTACCAGGGCTGGATCATGCCAAGTCCAGCCTCGTGGGGGGGCAGTTGGCTGTCCCCGGAAAGCATCCTAGTTCTAGCCCACTCACTGGGGCCTCTCCTCCATCGTTCATGCAGGGATTATGCCGGGACCCGTACTGCTTAACCTACCACAATGCCTCCCACCTTGCAGGCAGCAACTGCTCTTCCTGTGTCCATGATCCATCCTCCTCTTTAAAACCGGGCTACCCATTGGTATACCCCACACATCCTCTTCATTCTATCCACCCCACTGCCTTATCATCGAGCAACACGGCCACCCTGTCTGGGCACCCCCTCTACACCTATGGCTTTATGCTCCAAAATGACCCAGTGCCTCATATATGCAACTGGGTGTCTGCCAGTGGACCTTGTGACAAACGCTTTGCCACCTCAGAGGAACTTCTTACCCACCTGCGGACCCACACTGCCCTGCCAGGGGCAGATAAGCTCTTAGCAGGGTATCCCACCGCCAGCCTGAGCAGCGCAGCCTCTTGCCACCTCCACCTCCCTCCAGCCGGGCCAGGCAGCCCAAACACGTTGCCGGGATCCTTCTCTATGAGGAGTCCGCACACCTTGGGACTAAGCAGATACCACCCTTACAGCAAGACTCACTTGCCCACGGCCAGTGGACTGCCAATGCACACGTTACCGGCCACAGCTGGGCCCTACTATTCTCCGTATGCCTTGTACAGCCAGAGACTGACGTCAGCATCTGCCCTGGGCTACCAGTAGGGACTGAGGGACACTGGGATTTTTAACGTTTGTCACCCCACTACGACTGGCGACTATTTATTTCTTGGTATGTTTGGCCTCATAGAGAGCAAATATCAAATATGCATTATTTCATCCAGTCCGCCCTGAATCAAGAAAAGTACGCTCAAATACAAATGAGTTTggttttatatagatatatataatttaaatgttttcctgtctttttccaacttttttgactcatttgttttatctttttttttttttttttttttttttgtgggtatCTTGCATGAGCTGACCTGTTGGTACAACGACCTtgatgaccgactgactgactgactgttttcttttgaaattccatttatttttaatttgtacatttgaaagagacatacTATTTTTTTGTAATGCTTTTGGGGGAAAGAAATCAAGCAAAACTGACAAAGAACAAAATACCCCAAAGATGTTCAACAAGATGATGGCAGTGCtatccaaaaacaaataaaatgaaaaaaaaaatgggaggtcttattttgttaataaatgaaaaCTTGATTATATTTAACTTTTCAGTTTCCTTGTGTATATTTTGatgatttatattttctttgctgtttcagCTGTTCTTTGTATTTGCCTGTCATATTTGCTATAAAAAAGCTCTGTTGCACATCCTCCATTTATACATTCACACATGCAGGCATATATGCATAAAACACTCCATACACATGCAGAAAACAGGGGAGAggtttgtgtgtgtttaagtATATTTAAACGTTTTACAGTTGAATGTGTAAATCTAGAAAgtgtctgtctatatatatatacatacatacatacatacatgtgtacgtgtgtgtatatatataatatcataaaTTTGTGTGCATTTATGGATATAGAAAGATTttaattgtatgtatgtatgtatgtatgtatgtatatataatatataaatactgtatttagcaTAACTATTTTTACATACACatttatagtgtgtgtgtatatatattttatatattaatataatatagtat harbors:
- the znf703 gene encoding zinc finger protein 703; the protein is MNDSPFGSIHSRTAESTGQNDSLSPRPSKKSAPVSFLSPSDPIRQAKRLPIKVLKMLTAHSGHLLHAEYLQPLTSAPVSIELDAKKSPLALLAQTCSQIGKPDPPPSSKLNSVTSSGVSEKDSSSSRQSGGSLKLAGGDHHQSMEDKSSFKPYSKSTSESRKDPGGSSSGGNGDKAGFRVPSATCPPFPPHAASPSSRVGSPQQQPTAAPPLQAQHGESKTAGGELSGQDKKEQELPKSNVDNAQIANSSLTRASANSSNASSENSPQHSSEGKPDTGLSAGHVAPVSPYKTSHSVFPLPSSSLGYHGSIVGAYAGYPSQFVPGLDHAKSSLVGGQLAVPGKHPSSSPLTGASPPSFMQGLCRDPYCLTYHNASHLAGSNCSSCVHDPSSSLKPGYPLVYPTHPLHSIHPTALSSSNTATLSGHPLYTYGFMLQNDPVPHICNWVSASGPCDKRFATSEELLTHLRTHTALPGADKLLAGYPTASLSSAASCHLHLPPAGPGSPNTLPGSFSMRSPHTLGLSRYHPYSKTHLPTASGLPMHTLPATAGPYYSPYALYSQRLTSASALGYQ